The sequence below is a genomic window from Uranotaenia lowii strain MFRU-FL chromosome 2, ASM2978415v1, whole genome shotgun sequence.
AACATATCACGGATCTTGTGAGTGAGCATGTGCTGTTTCATATTTCCCTGTAAAACGAGCAAATATTCTCCGTCAAAAAGCAGTCGAAATGCTtgcaatcatcaaaattttcatctaccgttttagttagtcgaattaTCTAATGATTAATATGGTCAATCAGTTACCGAGAgtagaaacaaacaaacagataatttGTTATGTAAAAAATCATTCCAACTTAGATATAAAATTAGCATGACTACGTTTTTCATACAGCGATTCGCACTCGTCAACTGAAGTGAAAGGGAAAGCAATGCCATCCTAAAGTGGatgagcaaaaaaaatacaactgcACTAGATACTTGTCTATGCTATTCAATTAGTTCAATTTGCATTGGGTTAAAGGTATAGGCTCTCAGCTTAAGTATTTTGTATTATTAATAGAATAGCAAATCATCGAATGTTTAAGGTTTATTTAGCGCTGCTGCAAGcaaattaaaagataaaaaatcgattgaaaacatgttgaaattaaaataaagcatTATGTCAATAGCACTTGCATCGAGTTTAATTGTGTTAAAATGTCAATGAGCGCAGGCATGAGGAaatcaatgacaaaaaatgctCAACGCATCAACTGCAAAGCTATCGTTATCGTATAAGATATAGCGAgaatttggttctatttttaacaaattacagaaaatttggTATTGTACTCGTTTGGTACGTTGTCTCAAgccatggttttttttttcagcgcaTTTCTGCATTACTCATCATGTGAAAAGAAATTCAAACCTTTTCAATCGATCcttatgtttttcttcttgaaagtgtttttcagaaaaaaagatcGTTTCTCATTTTTGAATGAACGATGAGAAATTGGTCGATAAATAACTGGGTttgatttatgaaattaattttcaaataagccATACAAAAAACACTCAGTCAAAGATGCTTTCCACTTGCTTTCTACGTAATTAAGGATTTTTACTCTACCAATCAGGGGACTCAAATAAAGAATACAAAGAAAACCAAACTATAATCACAGTGAAGAAAACACagataaatttggaattttgaatacCACAGAGTCAAGTTTAGAGGAAACTAATAAATCACTTATACAAAATAGGAGGGCGATGAAAAACCGGGAaattaataatcaaatttttacctTTGTAGAAAATCCTCGATCGCAGATTGTACATTTGAATGGGCGCTCCTTCGTATGGCTTCGGTAATGAATTTCAAGCGCGGAATTACAAGCAAAAGTTTTAAAGCAAATATTACAAGTTGTTGTGTTTCCACGTACGCCTacaattaatcaaattttctgtAATAGAGATCTATTGTTCTGAAAATATATGTAAAGTCTACTTCTAAGGTGATCACTTACCAAACAATCCGAACGGCGGCATATTGGAACCAGGAGGCACGATAGGAACACTTCCAAGAAATGGAGGTCGATTGATGAACGGTGGAAACTGTGGCATTCCAAGAAAGGGAGGTCCATAGGGAAATGCGACAGCTGCAGCACTAGCAGCGGCCGCTCTACCCAGAACGCCTAGCTGTTCGTTTCCTGTTGTGGGTGGCGTGGACATGGGTGATCTGTTCGATAACATCGACGAAACCGATCCGATGGGGCTCGATGGCCGCAATCGTTTAGCCTCTGATGAGTTTGGACTTGCAGAGGCCGAATCGCGAGAGAAATCCTCACTCGGTAATGACCGCACTGATAGGCGCTGCAGATTCATTGCACGTAAGTCCTCTACCTGGCTCTCGATGGCTGGCGATGTCAGGCCCGATTTAACTTTCGATTTATCGTCCATCGTCGGCACCTTGGGGGACGATTTTCCTTCACTAGTTTCCTGATCATTTTCCTCGTCCGAATGTTCCAGCAttcttttgttttgattctgatgaGGGAACTCGCCTAACCGCAATCCGAAAGGATTAAGGCGCATATCATGTCCTTCAAACTCTTTTATTTCCGCCGCTTTGATTTGATCGGGTGTCAAGTCGGTCATTTCACCGGTGTGCAGACGGATGTGCTGCTGAAGGACGAATATGTTGGAAAATTTCTGATGACACACCGGACACTGATGGAGCGTTCGCATCGGGGGTTTTATCCTGTGCACACTCATGTGGGTCTTAAGATTACctttggttgtgaatgaccgaCCGCAAATTTTACAACGGAACGGACGCTCTCCGGTATGAACCCGGTAATGCATTTGAAGTGCACTTCGGCAGGATAAAACTTTTTTGCAGACCAAACACTGATTTGGTTCAGTATTTTTGTTATCTAAATTATCTACCAATTCCTGGAGTTTTGAGGTTTCCGAGGATATTTCAATGAAGTTTTCCCACGAACTGTCATTACTGTCTGGCCTCGGTAAATGAGCTGAGTAAAATGATGGATCTAGTACCGTATCTTGGTAGAGCGATCCGGATGACGAACTTGATGGAGGTGAAACAGATGGTACCGTCGCTAGATTTTCAacagaattatttttcaatttgagaGGAAAATCTTTCTCACTGGTAGTGCTATTATTCAGTTCTTTTTCCTGCTCGGCTTCTTCCTTGTCGGCGGCCTTCGGTACAGTTTTCGAAGATTTTTCCGACAGATCCAAGGATTCCTCCATCGGTTCCTGTTTAATGCAGTGAGGTGATTCATGAATCACTACTTCGGGTGATAATCGCATCTCTGGCGTAGGTTCTCTTGGTGGATCCGGTTTTCGCACCTGAGATAAATCTACAGGATTTCGCGATGGTTCACTAATAGCATTGTTGAACATTTCTAGGGGAGGCCTAGGCATGTAGAAATCCGAGAAGAAGCCTCTTGGTGGAAATGGCCTCGAGTCTAGAGGAGAAAATTGTGGTGGAGGTGGACCGGGAGGGGCTATTGAACCAGGGGCAGGTTGCGAttggtgttgttgttgctgctgctgttgctctTTAAGAGCTTCTTGCGGAATCAGTGGAGGGAAATATTTGTCCAAATGCTCAGGCACTGGATTTGGATTCATTGGTATGTGAGGATATTTGTCCGAATGTCGCTGAAAATGTACCTTCAGATTGCCTTTAGTGGTAAATCGACTCCCGCAAATATTGCACTTGTAAGGTCTTTCTCCGGTATGTGATCGTATGTGAATCTGTAACGAAGAGTCGGATCCGAAAATTTTGCCACAATACCGACAACGGTGCTTGAATAGGGCAGCATCACTTCGACCATTGGGCGATGATTTATCATTAGCAAACGCAAGCTCATCCAGTAAATT
It includes:
- the LOC129747385 gene encoding homeotic protein spalt-major-like isoform X1; the encoded protein is MIQVDSVGYSKVKDDPNDDEDMKEPSVKLLTKMSEEFAEKDCDKREKLNDHHHHLVTRHQEHNRDEIVHNEDNLSDEDNNDEEGGRSEDADKKVDFHHDRSSTPGHGSATDEPSAPRSTAAAAVAIAAAAAAAAAKSPIGVQSTLPNDFNPAAFFPPPGQMSIQAFQNAIAQFTANALANNMDNEAMVKNLAILQSALFTLQQQQFLQFQLIQHLQSQLVRKQTTKEESLSDSSNHSLFNHHNNNNNNNNNNEQSKRAEPQDLRKPERQEEEDDIEEEGIEDAYSKSYQMAAVAAAAAAAAANAENRPIIHPVPEEELRKPKLADSFVDKRPMLDSSVTLPSSVAVSSANSSHTTPSISSTARSGTSDKDEILPYQDSNFSSLAANIITDHAPLMMGEPNSLAMLEKKAQEVLNSASQGILSNNLLDELAFANDKSSPNGRSDAALFKHRCRYCGKIFGSDSSLQIHIRSHTGERPYKCNICGSRFTTKGNLKVHFQRHSDKYPHIPMNPNPVPEHLDKYFPPLIPQEALKEQQQQQQQHQSQPAPGSIAPPGPPPPQFSPLDSRPFPPRGFFSDFYMPRPPLEMFNNAISEPSRNPVDLSQVRKPDPPREPTPEMRLSPEVVIHESPHCIKQEPMEESLDLSEKSSKTVPKAADKEEAEQEKELNNSTTSEKDFPLKLKNNSVENLATVPSVSPPSSSSSGSLYQDTVLDPSFYSAHLPRPDSNDSSWENFIEISSETSKLQELVDNLDNKNTEPNQCLVCKKVLSCRSALQMHYRVHTGERPFRCKICGRSFTTKGNLKTHMSVHRIKPPMRTLHQCPVCHQKFSNIFVLQQHIRLHTGEMTDLTPDQIKAAEIKEFEGHDMRLNPFGLRLGEFPHQNQNKRMLEHSDEENDQETSEGKSSPKVPTMDDKSKVKSGLTSPAIESQVEDLRAMNLQRLSVRSLPSEDFSRDSASASPNSSEAKRLRPSSPIGSVSSMLSNRSPMSTPPTTGNEQLGVLGRAAAASAAAVAFPYGPPFLGMPQFPPFINRPPFLGSVPIVPPGSNMPPFGLFGVRGNTTTCNICFKTFACNSALEIHYRSHTKERPFKCTICDRGFSTKGNMKQHMLTHKIRDMFGNSVGNSGDESRTQTPPQDSNVSGNSSGGAINNSRFGLSHSPASMMDTADDYSPYSGEQTRERSLSGSYDGPPTALVKQEKEHSIDDNSSNGLHLRTTENTSNNNYQQFTNKDVDIKNWCQKLKEMPENIAAS
- the LOC129747385 gene encoding homeotic protein spalt-major-like isoform X2 yields the protein MIQVDSVGYSKVKDDPNDDEDMKEPSVKLLTKMSEEFAEKDCDKREKLNDHHHHLVTRHQEHNRDEIVHNEDNLSDEDNNDEEGGRSEDADKKVDFHHDRSSTPGHGSATDEPSAPRSTAAAAVAIAAAAAAAAAKSPIGVQSTLPNDFNPAAFFPPPGQMSIQAFQNAIAQFTANALANNMDNEAMVKNLAILQSALFTLQQQQFLQFQLIQHLQSQLVRKQTTKEESLSDSSNHSLFNHHNNNNNNNNNNEQSKRAEPQDLRKPERQEEEDDIEEEGIEDAYSKSYQMAAVAAAAAAAAANAENRPIIHPVPEEELRKPKLADSFVDKRPMLDSSVTLPSSVAVSSANSSHTTPSISSTARSGTSDKDEILPYQDSNFSSLAANIITDHAPLMMGEPNSLAMLEKKAQEVLNSASQGILSNNLLDELAFANDKSSPNGRSDAALFKHRCRYCGKIFGSDSSLQIHIRSHTGERPYKCNICGSRFTTKGNLKVHFQRHSDKYPHIPMNPNPVPEHLDKYFPPLIPQEALKEQQQQQQQHQSQPAPGSIAPPGPPPPQFSPLDSRPFPPRGFFSDFYMPRPPLEMFNNAISEPSRNPVDLSQVRKPDPPREPTPEMRLSPEVVIHESPHCIKQEPMEESLDLSEKSSKTVPKAADKEEAEQEKELNNSTTSEKDFPLKLKNNSVENLATVPSVSPPSSSSSGSLYQDTVLDPSFYSAHLPRPDSNDSSWENFIEISSETSKLQELVDNLDNKNTEPNQCLVCKKVLSCRSALQMHYRVHTGERPFRCKICGRSFTTKGNLKTHMSVHRIKPPMRTLHQCPVCHQKFSNIFVLQQHIRLHTGEMTDLTPDQIKAAEIKEFEGHDMRLNPFGLRLGEFPHQNQNKRMLEHSDEENDQETSEGKSSPKVPTMDDKSKVKSGLTSPAIESQVEDLRAMNLQRLSVRSLPSEDFSRDSASASPNSSEAKRLRPSSPIGSVSSMLSNRSPMSTPPTTGNEQLGVLGRAAAASAAAVAFPYGPPFLGMPQFPPFINRPPFLGSVPIVPPGSNMPPFGLFGKYETAHAHSQDP